From Bacillus oleivorans, the proteins below share one genomic window:
- a CDS encoding DeoR/GlpR family DNA-binding transcription regulator has product MFSEERREEILKLLEQTGRVQVKDLAEQFNVSIDSIRRDLSIMEEKGLLKRTHGGAIPARLIRLFPGPSDQRYNHGDDYGNAIAKRAASFIKAGQTVFMGGASIHYIMLKYLPEDVQFTVVTNSLRIADVLRTMDNVECYLIGGRVKKSGNMSDAFTNEMIKQFNFDLAFLTGGALNEKGLSTATPEVAIGARVIHKQARKNICLMGHWGFGTTNFVHILPADAFNLIITDEETAEEHIEAVRGYGGIVEVASL; this is encoded by the coding sequence ATGTTTTCTGAAGAGAGAAGAGAAGAGATTTTAAAGCTTTTAGAGCAGACAGGAAGGGTTCAGGTTAAGGATTTAGCTGAGCAGTTTAATGTATCGATTGACTCGATTCGCAGGGATTTATCGATCATGGAGGAAAAGGGGTTATTAAAAAGAACGCATGGAGGCGCCATTCCAGCAAGACTAATTCGTTTGTTTCCTGGTCCAAGCGATCAGCGTTACAATCATGGGGATGATTACGGAAACGCAATCGCAAAAAGAGCAGCATCTTTTATTAAAGCAGGACAAACCGTCTTTATGGGTGGTGCCTCCATACACTACATTATGTTAAAGTATTTGCCTGAAGACGTCCAGTTCACAGTTGTCACCAATTCACTTAGAATCGCAGATGTCTTACGGACTATGGACAATGTTGAATGTTATTTAATTGGAGGAAGAGTAAAGAAGTCAGGCAATATGTCGGATGCCTTTACTAATGAAATGATCAAACAATTTAATTTTGACCTTGCTTTTCTGACTGGTGGAGCTTTAAACGAAAAAGGACTTTCCACGGCAACCCCTGAAGTCGCAATTGGTGCAAGAGTGATTCATAAACAAGCGCGAAAAAACATTTGCTTAATGGGTCACTGGGGGTTTGGCACGACGAATTTTGTTCATATCTTACCTGCTGATGCCTTTAATCTGATTATTACAGATGAAGAAACAGCTGAAGAACATATTGAAGCTGTTCGGGGGTATGGCGGGATAGTGGAGGTTGCATCTCTATAA
- a CDS encoding NIPSNAP family protein — MFYRRKTYVVKGDFIENFNLHFNQTLLPAQVKYGSRLIGRWMVDKKNHTVEVFAIWGYNSYEDYQRIEETVRSDQEHVKRVSNWYKRNGGRERVRKNFLEVRNEKIESTVFDVKKF; from the coding sequence ATGTTTTATCGAAGAAAAACTTATGTTGTTAAAGGAGATTTTATTGAAAATTTTAATTTGCATTTTAATCAAACCCTTTTACCTGCTCAAGTAAAGTATGGTTCTAGGCTAATTGGCAGATGGATGGTCGACAAAAAGAATCATACCGTAGAGGTCTTTGCTATATGGGGATATAACAGTTATGAGGATTATCAAAGAATTGAGGAAACAGTGAGAAGCGACCAAGAGCATGTTAAACGTGTTAGTAACTGGTATAAGCGAAACGGGGGTAGGGAGCGCGTTCGAAAAAATTTTCTTGAAGTAAGAAATGAAAAGATTGAATCCACAGTATTTGATGTAAAAAAATTCTAA
- a CDS encoding SpoVR family protein — protein MKTDDRKALEYAINEITEIAKGFGLDFYPMRYEVCPADIIYTFGAYGMPTRFSHWSFGKQFYKMKLHYDLGLSKIYELVINSDPCYAFLLDSNTLIQNKLIVAHVLAHCDFFKNNARFQNTKRDMVESMSATAERIRQYEIEYGKEEVEKTLDAVLAIEEHIDPSLMRPKLAWSLSDIEWEDEEDDQSKSPYDDLWSLDEKPKPKERKKKHKKFPPHPEKDLLLFIEEYSRELADWQRDIVTMMREEMLYFWPQLETKIMNEGWASYWHQRILREMDLTSDEAVEFAKLNAGVVQPSRTGINPYYLGLKIFEDIEERWNTPTDEMKERGVQPNSGRAKLFEVRELESDISFLRNYLTKDLVLREDMYLFQRQGKDYKIVDKEWTQVRDQLVNMRVNGGFPYITVDDGDFMRNGELYLKHWYEGIELDIKYLEKVLPYIYQLWGRTAHVETVVENKPILFSYDGKGLHRKYL, from the coding sequence GTGAAGACGGATGATCGGAAAGCATTGGAATATGCGATTAATGAGATTACGGAGATTGCCAAAGGATTTGGTCTTGATTTTTACCCGATGAGATATGAAGTTTGTCCGGCGGATATTATTTATACGTTTGGTGCTTACGGAATGCCCACTCGCTTCTCGCATTGGAGCTTCGGTAAGCAATTTTATAAAATGAAGCTGCATTATGATCTGGGTCTTAGTAAAATTTATGAGTTGGTTATAAATTCAGATCCTTGTTATGCATTTTTACTCGACTCCAATACGTTGATTCAAAACAAGCTTATTGTCGCTCATGTACTGGCCCACTGTGATTTCTTTAAAAACAATGCTCGTTTTCAAAATACGAAGCGTGATATGGTCGAAAGTATGTCTGCTACTGCAGAACGGATTCGCCAATATGAAATTGAATATGGGAAAGAGGAAGTTGAGAAAACGCTTGATGCGGTGCTGGCGATCGAGGAGCATATTGATCCTTCTTTAATGAGACCTAAACTGGCGTGGAGCTTAAGTGATATTGAGTGGGAAGATGAAGAAGATGATCAATCTAAATCACCATACGACGATCTATGGTCACTTGATGAAAAGCCAAAACCAAAGGAACGGAAAAAGAAACATAAAAAATTTCCGCCGCACCCAGAAAAGGATTTACTTCTCTTTATTGAGGAATATAGCCGGGAATTAGCTGATTGGCAAAGAGACATCGTGACCATGATGAGAGAGGAAATGCTGTACTTCTGGCCACAGCTTGAAACGAAGATTATGAATGAAGGCTGGGCATCATATTGGCATCAGCGTATCCTACGAGAGATGGATTTAACTTCTGATGAAGCTGTGGAATTTGCGAAATTAAACGCTGGCGTCGTGCAGCCTTCTAGAACGGGAATAAATCCGTATTATCTAGGATTAAAGATATTTGAAGATATAGAAGAACGGTGGAATACCCCAACGGATGAAATGAAAGAAAGAGGAGTCCAGCCAAACTCTGGCCGTGCCAAATTATTCGAAGTGAGAGAATTAGAATCTGACATCTCCTTCTTGCGAAATTACTTAACGAAGGATTTGGTGTTGAGAGAGGATATGTATTTGTTCCAAAGACAAGGCAAGGATTACAAAATTGTCGATAAAGAGTGGACCCAGGTAAGAGACCAGCTCGTGAACATGCGGGTCAATGGAGGTTTTCCATATATTACTGTAGATGATGGAGATTTCATGCGAAACGGTGAACTCTATCTAAAGCATTGGTATGAAGGGATTGAACTGGATATAAAATATTTAGAAAAGGTGCTCCCTTACATTTATCAGCTTTGGGGCAGGACAGCTCATGTAGAAACAGTAGTAGAGAATAAGCCGATCTTGTTCTCATACGATGGGAAAGGATTGCATCGGAAGTATTTGTAA
- a CDS encoding universal stress protein: MYKKILLATDGSEHSKRAAENAIHIAKYSPNSKIDVVYVVDPDKVKSDVLKNWNSADIGEKHKDRIKDVERMAQEAGVSYKLTILHGDPGPVIVDYANKNNHEIVIIGSRGLNVLQEFVLGSVSHKVAKRANCPVLIVK, translated from the coding sequence ATGTATAAGAAAATATTATTGGCAACGGACGGATCTGAACATTCTAAAAGAGCTGCTGAAAACGCAATTCATATTGCTAAATACAGTCCTAATTCTAAAATTGATGTGGTTTATGTTGTCGATCCCGATAAAGTAAAATCGGACGTACTAAAAAATTGGAACTCTGCTGACATTGGCGAAAAACATAAAGATCGAATTAAAGATGTAGAACGAATGGCACAAGAGGCTGGGGTTTCTTATAAGCTAACGATTTTGCACGGGGACCCAGGTCCTGTAATCGTTGATTATGCTAATAAAAACAATCATGAAATCGTTATCATTGGAAGCAGAGGGTTAAATGTGCTTCAAGAATTTGTGTTAGGGAGCGTAAGTCATAAAGTAGCTAAACGCGCCAATTGTCCAGTATTAATTGTGAAATAA